The Phragmites australis chromosome 15, lpPhrAust1.1, whole genome shotgun sequence genome window below encodes:
- the LOC133893680 gene encoding calcium-dependent lipid-binding protein has product MGLISGMVMGVVVGVAIMAGWSSAMRRRSMKRIAKAADIKVLGSLSRDDLKKLCGDNFPEWISFPQFEQVKWLNKYLSKLWPFVAQAATAVIKESVEPLLDDYRPPGIKSLKFSKFSLGNVSPKIEGIRIQNLEPGQIIMDIDFRWGGDPSIILAVDAVVASLPIQLKDLQVYTVIRVVFQLSEEIPCISAVVVALLAEAQPKIQYTLKAIGGSLTAVPGLSDMIDDTVNSIVSDMLQWPHRLVVPIGVNVDTSDLELKPQGRLFVTVVKATSLKNKELIGKSDPYVVLYVRPMFKVKTKVIDDNLNPEWNETFELIVEDKETQSVIFEVYDEDNLQQDKKLGVAKLAVNSLEPETTREITLKLLHSVDPLKNRDSKDRGTLYLKVMYHPFTKEEQLEALEFEKKEIEERKRLQEAGVIGSTMDAISGTASLVGSGVGFVGTGIGAGVGLVGSGIGAVGSGLGKAGKFMGKTVTGTFSMSRKNGSSSTAPQSDKPSA; this is encoded by the exons ATGGGGCTGATCTCCGGGATGGTGATGGGGGTGGTGGTCGGCGTCGCGATCATGGCCGGCTGGAGCAGCGCCATGCGGCGCCGCAGCATGAAGCGCATCGCCAAG GCTGCGGATATCAAGGTCCTTGGGTCTCTCAGCAGGGACGACCTCAAGAAGCTGTGCGGCGATAATTTCCCTGAGTGGATATCCTTCCCGCAGTTTGAGCAG GTGAAATGGCTAAACAAATATCTCAGCAAACTTTGGCCTTTTGTTGCACAG GCTGCAACAGCAGTGATTAAGGAATCCGTTGAACCACTGCTAGATGATTATAGGCCTCCAGGAATAAAATCTCTGAAGTTCAGCAAATTTTCTCTTGGAAATGTGTCACCAAAGATAGAAG GTATTCGCATTCAAAATCTTGAGCCAGGCCAAATCATAATGGATATAGATTTCCGTTGGGGTGGTGATCCAAGTATAATCCTAGCTGTTGATGCTGTAGTTGCATCACTGCCTATCCag CTGAAGGATCTCCAGGTCTATACTGTCATACGTGTTGTATTTCAACTCTCAGAAGAGATTCCTTGCATTTCTGCTGTTGTTGTGGCTCTCCTTGCCGAGGCAC AGCCAAAAATTCAGTACACCCTGAAGGCCATTGGAGGAAGCCTAACTGCAGTTCCTGGACTTTCTGACATGATTGAT GATACTGTCAATTCAATTGTTTCTGATATGCTTCAGTGGCCACACAGGCTAGTTGTTCCAATTGGTGTCAATGTTGATACAAG TGACCTGGAGCTTAAACCTCAGGGAAGACTTTTTGTTACAGTGGTAAAAGCAACTTCTTTGAAaaacaaggagttgattggtAAATCAGATCCTTATGTGGTTCTGTACGTGCGACCGATGTTTAAGGTCAAAACAAAAGTCATAGATGACAACCTGAATCCTGAATGGAATGAAACATTTGAGCTGATTGTCGAAGACAAAGAAACCCAATCTGTCATTTTTGAG GTTTACGACGAAGACAATCTTCAGCAAGACAAGAAGCTGGGTGTGGCTAAACTAGCAGTGAACAGTCTTGAACCTGAGACCACCCGTGAAATCACTCTGAAGCTGCTGCATTCAGTAGATCCACTTAAAAATAGGGACAGCAAGGATAGAGGCACACTATATCTTAAG GTCATGTATCACCCGTTTACAAAGGAAGAACAGCTTGAAGCCTTAGAATtcgaaaagaaagaaatagaggAGAGGAAGCGGCTGCAGGAGGCTGGGGTAATTGGTAGCACAATGGATGCAATTAGTGGCACTGCATCACTTGTTGGTTCCGGTGTTGGCTTCGTTGGTACAGGAATTGGCGCTGGAGTCGGGCTTGTTGGTTCTGGTATTGGCGCCGTTGGCAGTGGACTTGGTAAAGCTGGGAAGTTCATGGGAAAGACTGTGACAGGGACCTTCAGCATGTCCCGCAAGAACGGCAGCAGCTCAACTGCTCCCCAGTCTGATAAACCTTCAGCATAG